One genomic region from Phragmites australis chromosome 1, lpPhrAust1.1, whole genome shotgun sequence encodes:
- the LOC133929590 gene encoding protein FIZZY-RELATED 3-like, with the protein MAADAKPRLNVPPSMAGVLRLEPVASPSPSRRLAETPKTPSPSKTTYSDRFIPCRSSSRLHNFALLDTHTSPASKEDTPYSRLLRAELFGPDSPGPAPASPNTNLFRFKKDHSPFAAAAAAAQQDCTAGSGETASPQKPPRKVPKTPHKVLDAPSLQDDFYLNLVDWSSQNMLAVGLGTCVYLWSASNSKVTKLCDLGPRDTICAVHWSREGSYLAIGTGLGDVQIWDSSRCKRIRNMGGHQTRTGVLAWSSCILSSGSRDKNILQHDIRVPNDYISKFSGHRSEVCGLKWSHDDRELASGGNDNQLLVWNQRSQQPVLRLTEHTAAVKAIAWSPHQQGLLASGGGTADRCIRFWNTANGNVLNSIDTGSQVCNLAWCKNVNELVSTHGYSQNQIMVWKYPSMSKVANLTGHTMRVLYLASSPDGQTIVTGAGDETLRFWNIFPSVKTQTPVRDIGLWSFSRSLIR; encoded by the exons ATGGCGGCAGACGCCAAGCCGCGGCTCAACGTGCCGCCGTCCATGGCGGGTGTGCTCCGCCTCGAACCCGTGGCGTCGCCGTCCCCCTCGCGCCGCCTCGCCGAGACCCCCAAGACGCCCTCCCCCTCCAAGACCACATACAGCGATCGATTCATCCCCTGCCGATCCTCCTCCCGCCTCCACAACTTCGCCCTCCTCGACACCCACACCTCACCAGCCTCCAAGGAGGACACCCCCTACTCCCGCCTCCTCCGCGCCGAGCTCTTCGGCCCCGACTCCCCTGGACCCGCCCCCGCATCGCCCAACACAAACCTCTTCCGCTTCAAGAAAGACCACTcccccttcgccgccgccgccgccgccgcacagCAGGACTGCACAGCGGGATCCGGAGAGACGGCCTCGCCACAGAAGCCACCCAGGAAGGTTCCCAAGACGCCGCACAAG GTGTTGGACGCGCCGTCCCTGCAGGACGACTTCTACCTCAACCTCGTCGACTGGTCGTCGCAGAACATGCTCGCCGTCGGCCTCGGTACTTGCGTCTACCTCTGGTCCGCGTCCAACAGTAAG GTGACCAAGCTCTGCGATCTGGGGCCGAGGGACACCATCTGTGCCGTGCATTGGTCACGAGAAGGATCTTATCTTGCCATTGGCACCGGCCTTGGAGATGTCCAG ATTTGGGACAGCTCCCGCTGTAAAAGGATTAGGAACATGGGAGGTCACCAAACACGGACTGGGGTATTAGCATGGAGCTCGTGCATCTTGTCCTCCGGTAGCAGGGACAAGAACATATTGCAGCACGACATCCGTGTTCCCAACGACTACATCAGCAAGTTTTCTGGTCACAGATCAGAG GTTTGTGGACTCAAATGGTCACATGACGACCGCGAGCTTGCTTCTGGTGGAAATGACAACCAGCTACTAGTATGGAACCAACGATCGCAACAGCCAGTGTTGCGATTGACTGAACATACGGCTGCGGTTAAAGCAATAGCGTGGTCACCACATCAGCAAGGCCTCCTGGCATCAGGAGGTGGAACAGCTGATAGGTGTATCAGGTTCTGGAACACAGCTAATGGAAATGTTCTGAACTCAATTGACACAGGCAGCCAG GTTTGCAACCTTGCCTGGTGTAAAAATGTGAATGAGCTCGTGAGCACACATGGGTATTCCCAAAATCAAATCATGGTGTGGAAATATCCGTCTATGTCAAAG GTTGCAAATCTAACCGGACATACAATGCGGGTGCTTTATCTTGCATCGTCGCCTGATGGCCAG ACCATAGTAACAGGAGCGGGCGACGAAACTCTTAGATTCTGGAACATTTTCCCTTCAGTGAAGACGCAG